A window of Synechococcus sp. WH 8109 genomic DNA:
CCTCATCGAGCGACAAAATCCGTCCACCGCCCAGTTCCTGCTGAAGATCAAGCAGCGGTTGCTGCTGACGCGCCACCAGCAGAAGCTCACCGACTCCAGTGCGCGCCTGCAGCCAACGACAGACGGCGGAGCCGATATCACCAGTGGCACCAACGACGGCCACCTTGGCTTTGCTGAGATCGATCCCAAGACTTGGAGCGTTGTTCTCCACCTGACGGCAGATCACCCAGGCCGTGTGGGTGTTTCCGGTGGTGAAACGCTGCCAATCCAGGGTGGTGCTCCGCACCGTCTGGTGCTGGAGCAGGTTGAAATTCTCGAAAATGATCGAGGTGAAGCCACCCAGGGCAGTGATATTGATGCCCTTCTTCTGAGCGAGTTCCATGGCGTTGAGAACCTTGCGCCTGGCCGTTTTGAAGCGGCTCAGCATCTCGGGTACGAAGCAGGAGTCGATGTAGGCACCCTCAATGGTCGTTCCCACTGGACTGGTGACTTCCACGTGCTCAACGAGCTGCGGAGGTGCACTGCACCACACATCCAGATCACCGTCGGCAATGTGATCGAACCCGAGTTCCATCGCCTTGCGGCGGGCAGCCTCAAAACTCGTTGAATGTCCGATCAGACCAAACATGTCTTACCGCTGACGTCTCAAAGAACACCTCGAACAACCATGCTCCCATGGCAACCGGTATCGACGGCAACGTGCCTGTCGATAAACCGGCGTTGGATCAAGCCCTGAAACGGGTCAAACAGCAAGCGCTGCTGCGGCCATGCGGGCGATGTCGCGGGAGGTGAAGCCGATTTCACCCAAAGCTTCCTGGTAAGCGATCAGGAAGTCTTCGATCAGATCTTCCTTCTCCATGTGAAGGACGGCAGCATCAGCAGCCACGTCTTCCAGCATCGAGCGGATGAGGGGAAGGTTGGCTTTGTTGGCCTCGAATAGTTCGTCCTTGCTGGCCTCGAAGTTGGCCTTCAGCCATTCCTGGCCGTAGTTGAGGTGGGTGTATTCGTCCTTCACCACACCCTCAGTGATTTTGCGGGCGAAGGGATCGGCCACAGGGATATAGATGTGATAGGCCGAAATGGCGAATGCTTCGATCAGCAGGGCCTGAATCAGCAGGCAGGTGACCACCTTGCCCTCCTTAAAAGCGGCCTGAAAATTGCCGTGAAGGGGTTCAAAAAACTTCTTGGCGAAGGGAAGATCGGCTTCAACCCCGAGGTTGCGTCCGCAGGAGGTGAAGCCCTTCATGTGCTTCATTTCCATCCGGGCCAAACGCTTAAGTTCCTCGGCTTGATCTGGGATCAGCGTGCCCAGGGAGATGTAGTTGTCGTGGGCTTCCTGTTCGCCCTCGATAACGATGGCGTTAATCCGGCTGTAGGCGTCTTTGTATGCCTCGGTTGTGAAATCGGGCAGTGCGTCCTGGCCCTCCAGCACGGGTGCTTCAGGTGCATTGAGGGTAGTCATAGGACGCTGTCCACCACGTTCAGTGGGACCGACAATAACCAGTGCCCCAAGAGTTGGTGACACATGCGTCCAAGGTTCAGGACTTGGGCGTGATGTTGGACGATTTGGTTAGGAGACTTTGCGTGGGTGGCCAGTCACTGGCCAAAAGGGTTTGAAAACGCTCCTGCCAGTGCTTGATCAAGCGATCTTGCAGGCAACGTCCCAGATCAGCGGAGGCCTGGCGCGCATCCCCGATCACTCCCGTCGCGCTGAGGTCGTCGGTGAGCCAAGCGCAGGGCGCCGCCCCTTCGAGACTCCAGCCCGCTGGAGGGTCCTGGGCGGAGCCCTGCGCTGGACGTCCATCCACCGGGCGGGCGGATCCAACCAGCTCTGGGGCCATCTGCAGCATCAAGCTGGTTTCGGCTTGGCCGGCATGAAGTCCATGGGCCAACTCCTGCTCAGGCAACAAATCAGCCACCCCCTCCACACCACTCCAGAGGAAGCAGGGCAGAACCGCCAACGATGGGCAGCAAGCGCGCAGCTGTCGGGCTGCCACCTGGAGCAAACCGATCTGGCCGCCATGGGCGTTGAACAGAACCAGGCGCTGCAACCCCATCGCCGCCAGCTGCGTGCCCACCTGGTCGACCAGATCCAGAAGCAGAGGAGCTGAAAGGCTGAGGGTGCCAGGAAAGTTTTGGTGCTCAGGCGAAAAGCCGATGGCCTGACACGGCAGTCGCCAAATTGGCAGAGCTGGCTCAAGCCCACGCAACACTGAATCGAGGATGCCCTCAGCAAAAACAGCGTCCGTCGAAAGCGGCAGTTGGGGGCCGTGTTGCTCACAGGCTCCAAACGGCCAGATCACCGTGGCACCAGGTTGGCTGGCAGCACGGCTGGCCTCGGGCCACGTCAGCTGATCAAATCTCTTGCGGAGCTGGTCCATGTCGTTGCACAGGCACGGGGGTGCTGATCCCAACCCAGCCTGTCAAAATGAGCGATCGACAAGCCCAATGGTCCATGCCCGCAGCCGGCAGTCCGCAGCCCAACCGCCCCAAGGCACCCAAGCCGGCAGCGACGAAACCGCTGCAGGTAATGCAGATCAACCGCCGTGAAGAGCAGGAAAAGCTGGCTCGTGAGGCGGCTGAAGCACGGGCAGCAGCAGAGGCTGCGGCGGAAAAGGCACGCATCCTTGAGGAACGGGCGGGTCTCGCCACCCCTCCGCGACCGGTCCAGCAGGACCCCACCTCTTCTCCAAGAACGGATGACGACGCTCTGTTCGACATGGGCGGCATGGAAGGCATGACCATGGCCGACCTGATGGGCGCGCCTGATCAACAACCCAAAAAGGAGCAGCGCAATCAGCCGCGCAGTGTGGATGACTTCGATTTCGATGAAGAAGCCTTCCTCGCCGCCCTGGACGAGAACGCTCCGGTTGGCACCACTGGTGAGGTGATTAAGGGCACGGTGATCGGCATCGAAAGCGATGGCGTGTACGTGGATATCGGCGGCAAAGCCCCCGGCTACATGCCCAAGAGCGAGGCAGGCCTGGGCGTTGTGACCAACTTCCGGGAGCGCTTTCCCAAGGGCCTGGAGGTTGAAGTTCTGGTGACCCGTGAGCAGAACGCTGATGGGATGGTCACAATCAGCTGTCGCGCTCTTGAGCTGCGCAAGAGCTGGGACCGGGTGAAGGAACTGGATAAACAGGGAAAAGTGGTTCAAGTCATCGTCAATGGCTTCAACCGCGGCGGTGTCACCTGCGATCTCGAAGGGCTGCGCGGCTTCATTCCCCGCTCTCAACTCCAAAACGGTGAAAACCACCAGGAATTCGTGGGCAAGACCCTGGGCGTTGCCTTCATCGAGGTGAATTCGGAGACGCGCAAGCTGGTGCTTTCCGAAAAACGAGCCGCCGTCGCCGAACGCTTCCAGGATCTGGAAGTGGGCCAATTGGTGGAAGGCCAGGTTGCTGCGGTGAAGCCCTACGGCCTGTTCATCGACCTTGGTGGCATCAGCGGACTGCTGCACCAATCAGCCATCACCAATGGCAGCCTGCGCTCGATCCGTGAGGTGTTCGACCAGGGCGACCGCGTTTCGGCCCTGATCACGGAACTGGACCCGGGCCGCGGACGGATCGGCCTCAACACAGCCCTGCTAGAGGGGCCTCCTGGAGAGCTGCTGATCGAAAAAGACAAAGTGATGGCTGAGGCCGCCGATCGCGCCAGCCGCGCCCAGAACACCTTGAAACAGCAGGAGCAATCGGCCGGATGAGCACTGCTGCCCTGACAGCCGCCGAAGATTGGGAACTCGACTTCTACTCCCGACCAATTCTTGAGGCCGATGGCCGCAAGCGTTGGGAACTGCTGATCACCTCCACTCCCGCCGCAACTGGCGATACAGAGCCATTTCGCTTCGCCAAGGTGTGCCCCTCTGGTGACGTGAACTCACTTTGGTTGAGCCAAGCCCTGGCTGAAGCCAAGCAGGCATCCGCCAGCGGGGGCTGGGGTTCGCCCGTGCGATTGCGCTGCTGGCGCAGTTCGATGCGC
This region includes:
- a CDS encoding long-chain acyl-[acyl-carrier-protein] reductase — translated: MFGLIGHSTSFEAARRKAMELGFDHIADGDLDVWCSAPPQLVEHVEVTSPVGTTIEGAYIDSCFVPEMLSRFKTARRKVLNAMELAQKKGINITALGGFTSIIFENFNLLQHQTVRSTTLDWQRFTTGNTHTAWVICRQVENNAPSLGIDLSKAKVAVVGATGDIGSAVCRWLQARTGVGELLLVARQQQPLLDLQQELGGGRILSLDEALPEADVVVWVASMPRTLEIDQDSLKKPCLMIDGGYPKNLDTKVAGGGIHVLKGGIVEFCRDIGWSMMAIAEMERPQRQMFACFAEAMLLEFERCHTNFSWGRNNITLEKMDFIGAASVRHGFSTLNLQPNLQATAA
- a CDS encoding aldehyde oxygenase (deformylating), which produces MTTLNAPEAPVLEGQDALPDFTTEAYKDAYSRINAIVIEGEQEAHDNYISLGTLIPDQAEELKRLARMEMKHMKGFTSCGRNLGVEADLPFAKKFFEPLHGNFQAAFKEGKVVTCLLIQALLIEAFAISAYHIYIPVADPFARKITEGVVKDEYTHLNYGQEWLKANFEASKDELFEANKANLPLIRSMLEDVAADAAVLHMEKEDLIEDFLIAYQEALGEIGFTSRDIARMAAAALAV
- a CDS encoding creatininase family protein; protein product: MDQLRKRFDQLTWPEASRAASQPGATVIWPFGACEQHGPQLPLSTDAVFAEGILDSVLRGLEPALPIWRLPCQAIGFSPEHQNFPGTLSLSAPLLLDLVDQVGTQLAAMGLQRLVLFNAHGGQIGLLQVAARQLRACCPSLAVLPCFLWSGVEGVADLLPEQELAHGLHAGQAETSLMLQMAPELVGSARPVDGRPAQGSAQDPPAGWSLEGAAPCAWLTDDLSATGVIGDARQASADLGRCLQDRLIKHWQERFQTLLASDWPPTQSLLTKSSNITPKS
- a CDS encoding S1 RNA-binding domain-containing protein, whose amino-acid sequence is MPAAGSPQPNRPKAPKPAATKPLQVMQINRREEQEKLAREAAEARAAAEAAAEKARILEERAGLATPPRPVQQDPTSSPRTDDDALFDMGGMEGMTMADLMGAPDQQPKKEQRNQPRSVDDFDFDEEAFLAALDENAPVGTTGEVIKGTVIGIESDGVYVDIGGKAPGYMPKSEAGLGVVTNFRERFPKGLEVEVLVTREQNADGMVTISCRALELRKSWDRVKELDKQGKVVQVIVNGFNRGGVTCDLEGLRGFIPRSQLQNGENHQEFVGKTLGVAFIEVNSETRKLVLSEKRAAVAERFQDLEVGQLVEGQVAAVKPYGLFIDLGGISGLLHQSAITNGSLRSIREVFDQGDRVSALITELDPGRGRIGLNTALLEGPPGELLIEKDKVMAEAADRASRAQNTLKQQEQSAG